In Deltaproteobacteria bacterium, the DNA window CTGTTGGGACCCTGGTTGAGTTTTATCATTATTGCTCTGGTCCTGATCTTGCAATGCCTGGGGTTTGCTGACGGGGGAATAACTGCTTTAGGTTCTAATATCGCCAACATGGGATTGATCGGGGGGATGGGAAGTTATCTGATCTTTCGTTTTTTCCAATTCCTGTTGCCAACGAACCGACGGGGGTTTCTCGCGGCCTCGGCAGTAGCCTCCTGGTTTTCAATAGTCTTGGCCTCGTTAGCTTGCGCTCTTGAATTGGGCCTTTCCAGGACTTCCCCATTCTCTTTGGTTATCCCATCCATGGTAGGTTTTCATGCCTTGATCGGGATAGGGGAAGCGCTGATAACCGTAGCCGTTTTGTCCGCGGTTTTGACGGCCCGCTCCGATTTAATCCGCACCTGGAGAATGGAGAAAACGGCATCAGAACTTGGACAATTATGACGACCCGAAATCCATCTCAAAAAAGATTGCTGCTCTGGGGCTTTTTAGCAGCCGTGATCATAGCTTTTTTTCTTTCACCCTGGGCCTCCTCCCGGCCGGACGGCCTGGAAAGGGTAGCCGAGAAGCTGGGTTTTATTAAGAAGGCCGGGCAATCCGGGGTGACCTGGTGGGATCGTTCTCCCTTTCCCGACTATAAGATCCCGGGAATTCCTAATGAAGGTTGGGCTACCGCCCTGTCCGGCTTGCTGGGGACCCTGGCTATGGTCCTTCTGGGCTGGGGGCTCTGCCGGCTGTTAAGGCGGAAAAGAGAATAAGCGGTTGGTAGGAAAATAAAGTTACAAGATGCAAGATGCAAGTTTCAAGCGGGAAAAACCTGAAACCATTTCATGTGTTGGTGCCCTGGGGCATGAGGGTTTATTCCGAAATAGAGTTCGAGTTCAATCATCAACTGCGCTATTTTCATGCTTCGTGGTGCCACGCCACTATCGTGGCATGACGGTTTAATATGAAAAAGAAGGAAAAAAGAATATGGAACATTCCTTTTTAGATCGGTACAGCCATCTGGGCAGCGTCATCCATAATTTGGATGCCCGGACCAAGGTCCTGTCTTTCCTGACCTTAATGATCGTTACGGTTCTGACGCCGCCCCAGTGTTGGCCGGTTTTTCTCTTTCATCTGGGCTTGATCGGACTCACCCTGAGGCTTTCCCGTATTCCGGTTCGCTATGTGCTGACCCGTTCTTTGATCATTATTCCTTTTATCCTCATGGTCTCCCTTTTTGTCCCCTTTTTACCGGTCAACCAGCCGGCCGGGGGGTACAGCCTGGGGCCCGGGTCCCTGTTATTGGGCCGAACCCATCTGCTGGTCTTTTGGAATGTCTTGATTAAAGGCCTTATAGGGGTCCTGGCCGTTATTGTGCTTTCATCGACCACGCCTTTCCCCCGGCTCCTGGAGGCCCTGAAAAAATTTAAGGTCCCTTCGCTTTTGACCTTATTATTGGGTTTCATTTACCGTTATTTTTTTGTACTCCTGGACGAAGTCCTGACCATAAAACGGGCCGTGGATTCGAGGGGATACCGGGGCCGAACAATCTGGCAGGTCAAGACGCTGGGCCGAATGCTCGGGCAATTATTTTTACGCAGTTATGAACGGGGCGAAAGGGTCTATCTGGGAATGGTCGCCCGGGGTTTTCAGGGGCTTCCCAAGACCATAACCCCTTCCCGGATGCAGGGAGCGGACTATGTCTTTTTATCAGCCTTCTTTTCAGCCACCGTCATCTCCCAAATTATTTTTCGATGAAAGCCTTAGAAATCCGTCACCTTTCCTATACCTATCCGGATGGTCACCCGGCCCTGGAGGATATCAATCTCCAGGTTCAAAAAGGGGAATGTCTGGGACTGGTAGGGCCTAATGGGGCCGGGAAATCGACTTT includes these proteins:
- the cbiQ gene encoding cobalt ECF transporter T component CbiQ — encoded protein: MEHSFLDRYSHLGSVIHNLDARTKVLSFLTLMIVTVLTPPQCWPVFLFHLGLIGLTLRLSRIPVRYVLTRSLIIIPFILMVSLFVPFLPVNQPAGGYSLGPGSLLLGRTHLLVFWNVLIKGLIGVLAVIVLSSTTPFPRLLEALKKFKVPSLLTLLLGFIYRYFFVLLDEVLTIKRAVDSRGYRGRTIWQVKTLGRMLGQLFLRSYERGERVYLGMVARGFQGLPKTITPSRMQGADYVFLSAFFSATVISQIIFR
- a CDS encoding energy-coupling factor ABC transporter permease, with product MHIPDGFLSNTINLTTVGLSGLTMVVALKKARQELTEKEIPLVGVTAAFIFAAQMINFPVAGGTSGHFLGAALASILLGPWLSFIIIALVLILQCLGFADGGITALGSNIANMGLIGGMGSYLIFRFFQFLLPTNRRGFLAASAVASWFSIVLASLACALELGLSRTSPFSLVIPSMVGFHALIGIGEALITVAVLSAVLTARSDLIRTWRMEKTASELGQL
- a CDS encoding PDGLE domain-containing protein, coding for MTTRNPSQKRLLLWGFLAAVIIAFFLSPWASSRPDGLERVAEKLGFIKKAGQSGVTWWDRSPFPDYKIPGIPNEGWATALSGLLGTLAMVLLGWGLCRLLRRKRE